Proteins co-encoded in one Bacteroidota bacterium genomic window:
- the uvrA gene encoding excinuclease ABC subunit UvrA: protein MPQDPFEQLSAKEYIIIKGARIHNLKNIDVAIPRNKFVVITGLSGSGKSSLAFDTLYAEGQRRYVESLSSYARQFLGRINKPDVDYIKGISPAIAIEQKVNSRNPRSTVGTTTEIYDYLKLLFARIGKTYSPISGDEVKKHTVRDVITKINSFPKGTKVILIAPLLVKPQYTLEKQLQLLLQQGFTRVKYKDEILKIEDSLHLISEKKLTNATSDFAIFIDRFIADKEDEENENRIADSVQTAFFEGNGECFIEVLNEGKTGKTERYSFSNKFEMDGITFTEPSSHFFSFNNPLGACKTCEGFGSVIGIDADLVIPDKSLSIYEGAIACWKGDTMKEWKEKLIMSADKFDFPIHRPYYELSASEKKVVWTGNKHFQGLNDFFKFLEQQIYKIQYRVMLSRYRGKTSCPDCNGTRLRKDAAYVKINGLSISEIVLMPVKQSVELFRSMKLAKYETEIAKRLLIEITNRLQFLVDVGLGYLTLNRLSNTLSGGESQRINLATSLGSSLVGSMYVLDEPSIGLHPRDTQQLIKVLFSLRNLGNTLIVVEHDEEIMKAADEIIDIGPMAGSHGGELMFQGDWKKIEKESSSLTANYLMGISKIELPERRRKWNDFILIKGARENNLKNIDVKFPLHTITVVTGVSGSGKTSLVKRVLYPTLKKMFGGYNEQSGLYDRIEGSYAKLSGVEMIDQNPIGKSSRSNPVTYVKAYDEIRALFAEQPLAKARGYKPSQFSFNVDGGRCEVCEGEGEVKIEMQFMADLHLQCESCGGKRFKQETLEILYHDKSISDILEMTVDDAIAFFESESRPSLIEKKIIQRMLPLADVGLGYVQLGQSSNTLSGGEAQRIKLASFLTKGNSEENLLFIFDEPTTGLHFHDIKKLLYAFNELVKHGHSLLIIEHNSEVIKCADWVIDLGPEGGEEGGTLLFEGVPEDLVKCKASYTGKYLKDKLV from the coding sequence ATGCCCCAGGACCCTTTTGAGCAGCTGTCTGCCAAAGAATATATTATTATAAAAGGAGCACGCATTCATAATTTAAAGAATATTGATGTTGCTATACCAAGAAATAAATTTGTTGTTATTACCGGACTCTCAGGTTCAGGTAAATCTTCCTTAGCCTTTGATACCTTGTATGCCGAAGGTCAACGTCGCTACGTAGAAAGTTTATCTTCGTATGCGCGCCAATTTTTAGGGCGAATTAATAAACCGGATGTTGATTATATTAAAGGTATTTCTCCGGCAATAGCTATTGAACAAAAGGTTAATTCTCGCAATCCTCGATCAACTGTTGGAACTACGACCGAAATTTATGATTACTTAAAATTATTGTTTGCACGTATAGGAAAAACTTATTCGCCAATTTCGGGTGATGAAGTAAAAAAGCATACAGTAAGAGATGTCATTACCAAAATAAATTCATTTCCCAAAGGAACCAAAGTAATTTTAATTGCTCCCTTGTTGGTAAAACCGCAGTACACGCTTGAAAAGCAATTACAACTTTTACTTCAGCAAGGTTTTACTCGTGTAAAATATAAAGATGAAATTTTAAAAATTGAGGATTCGTTGCACTTGATCAGTGAGAAAAAATTGACAAATGCAACTTCTGATTTTGCAATTTTTATTGATCGATTTATCGCAGATAAAGAGGATGAAGAAAATGAAAACCGAATCGCTGATAGTGTGCAAACTGCTTTTTTTGAAGGAAATGGAGAATGTTTTATTGAAGTTTTGAATGAAGGCAAAACCGGTAAAACCGAGCGCTATTCTTTTTCGAACAAATTTGAAATGGATGGAATTACTTTTACCGAACCCTCCTCTCATTTTTTTAGTTTTAATAATCCTTTAGGTGCTTGTAAAACTTGTGAAGGTTTTGGAAGTGTAATTGGCATTGATGCAGATTTGGTAATTCCAGATAAAAGCCTCTCCATTTATGAAGGAGCAATTGCTTGCTGGAAAGGCGATACAATGAAAGAGTGGAAGGAAAAGCTAATCATGAGCGCCGATAAGTTTGACTTCCCAATACATCGTCCTTATTACGAACTTAGTGCTTCCGAAAAAAAAGTTGTTTGGACCGGCAATAAGCATTTCCAGGGGTTGAATGATTTTTTTAAGTTTCTAGAACAACAAATTTATAAAATTCAATACCGCGTGATGCTCTCACGATACCGTGGTAAAACAAGTTGCCCTGATTGCAATGGCACTCGCTTACGTAAGGATGCCGCCTACGTAAAAATTAACGGCTTGTCGATAAGTGAAATTGTTTTAATGCCAGTAAAGCAATCGGTGGAATTATTTCGTTCGATGAAATTAGCGAAGTACGAAACTGAAATCGCCAAAAGATTACTAATTGAGATCACAAACCGTTTGCAGTTTTTAGTAGATGTTGGATTGGGATATTTGACGCTAAACCGACTTTCAAATACTTTATCGGGTGGTGAGTCGCAACGGATAAATTTAGCGACTTCGCTCGGTAGCAGTTTGGTTGGAAGTATGTATGTGTTGGATGAACCTAGTATTGGTTTACACCCTCGCGATACCCAACAATTAATTAAGGTGCTTTTTTCATTGCGAAATTTGGGAAATACCCTTATTGTAGTTGAGCACGATGAGGAAATTATGAAAGCTGCCGATGAAATCATTGATATAGGTCCTATGGCTGGATCGCATGGTGGAGAGCTAATGTTTCAAGGTGATTGGAAAAAAATTGAGAAGGAGAGCTCAAGTTTAACTGCCAATTATTTGATGGGAATTTCTAAAATAGAACTTCCTGAACGTAGAAGAAAATGGAACGATTTCATTTTAATAAAAGGCGCCAGAGAAAATAACTTAAAAAATATTGATGTAAAATTTCCATTGCATACCATTACGGTTGTAACCGGAGTAAGTGGAAGTGGAAAAACATCCTTGGTGAAACGTGTGTTATATCCAACACTTAAAAAGATGTTTGGAGGCTACAATGAACAAAGCGGATTATACGATCGCATTGAAGGTAGCTATGCAAAATTAAGTGGTGTAGAAATGATTGATCAAAATCCAATTGGTAAATCGTCGCGCTCCAATCCTGTTACTTATGTTAAGGCATATGATGAAATTCGTGCCTTGTTTGCCGAACAGCCTTTAGCAAAGGCACGAGGGTACAAACCTTCACAATTTTCATTTAACGTTGATGGAGGCCGTTGTGAGGTTTGTGAAGGAGAGGGAGAAGTAAAAATTGAAATGCAATTTATGGCCGATCTTCATTTGCAATGCGAAAGTTGCGGAGGTAAGCGTTTCAAACAAGAAACTTTGGAAATTCTGTACCATGATAAGTCGATTTCCGATATTTTGGAAATGACAGTTGATGATGCTATTGCTTTTTTTGAAAGTGAATCGCGTCCTAGTTTAATTGAGAAGAAAATTATTCAACGCATGCTTCCTTTGGCCGACGTTGGTTTGGGTTATGTACAATTAGGACAATCGAGCAATACTTTAAGTGGAGGTGAAGCACAACGAATTAAGCTTGCTTCTTTTTTAACTAAGGGAAATTCCGAAGAAAATTTGTTGTTTATATTTGATGAACCAACTACAGGATTGCATTTTCACGATATTAAAAAGCTGCTTTATGCTTTTAATGAATTGGTAAAACATGGGCATTCGCTGCTAATTATTGAACACAATTCAGAGGTAATTAAGTGTGCCGATTGGGTAATTGATTTAGGACCAGAGGGCGGAGAAGAAGGTGGAACACTTCTTTTTGAGGGTGTTCCGGAAGATTTGGTTAAATGCAAAGCATCGTATACCGGAAAATACTTAAAGGATAAATTGGTATAA
- the lptB gene encoding LPS export ABC transporter ATP-binding protein, which yields MILRTENLIKKYKSRTVVNSVSVNVNQGEIVGLLGPNGAGKTTTFYMTVGLIKPNEGKIFLDNRDITNEPMYRRAQLGIGYLAQEASVFRKLSVEDNISCILEMTKLSKQEQKDKLESLLDEFSLQHIRKNRGDLLSGGERRRTEIARCLAVNPAFILLDEPFAGVDPIAVEDIQSIVSKLKEKNIGILITDHNVHETLNITDRAYLLFEGKILKAGTAEELAADETVRRVYLGQNFELRK from the coding sequence ATGATTTTAAGAACCGAAAATTTAATTAAAAAATACAAGAGCCGAACAGTTGTAAATTCTGTCTCGGTAAATGTTAATCAAGGAGAAATTGTTGGTTTGCTTGGTCCTAATGGTGCCGGTAAAACAACCACTTTTTACATGACGGTTGGATTAATAAAACCCAACGAAGGCAAAATATTTTTAGACAATAGAGATATAACCAACGAACCAATGTACCGCCGAGCGCAATTAGGAATTGGTTATTTAGCACAGGAAGCAAGTGTGTTTCGAAAACTAAGTGTGGAAGATAATATTTCATGTATACTCGAAATGACCAAGCTTAGCAAGCAGGAACAAAAAGATAAACTTGAATCTTTACTTGATGAATTTAGTTTGCAACACATTCGCAAAAATCGCGGTGATTTGCTCAGTGGAGGTGAACGTAGACGTACTGAAATAGCTCGTTGCCTTGCAGTAAATCCTGCTTTTATTTTACTTGATGAACCTTTTGCAGGTGTCGATCCTATTGCCGTTGAAGATATTCAAAGTATTGTTTCAAAACTGAAAGAAAAGAATATCGGGATTTTAATAACCGACCATAATGTTCACGAAACCTTAAATATTACCGATCGTGCTTACTTGCTTTTCGAAGGAAAAATTTTAAAAGCAGGAACCGCTGAGGAACTTGCAGCCGATGAAACTGTGCGACGCGTATACCTTGGTCAAAATTTCGAATTGAGAAAGTAA
- a CDS encoding carboxypeptidase-like regulatory domain-containing protein has protein sequence MKYPIFRTLITTLVLAFLLLNARTQNAIAQTTRVSGKVFDSETKEPLPFVNIIFKGTRIGTTSDFDGNFLLSTSEKVDSLVFSYIGYVPKTRAIKKGISQELKIELSVNSVALKEIVIKPGENPANILFRKVVKHKDENDVKKLEAYQYETYNKIEIDINNISQKMKKRRLLKPFDFVFENIDSSHADEKPSLPMFITETLSDFYFKKNPKFKKEIIKASKVAGIKNESVSQVLGNMYQQVNIYDNAILVIDKNFTSPLSDNGLLFYRYYLIDSLFLDNHWCYHLQFKPRRKQELAFIGNMWIADTTFAVKRLEMSIPDDANINYIVALNVVQEYNLVGKNWMLSKDKLVIDFALLDKKMMGVYGRKTTSYKDIIINEPKDEKFYSKTDNLIVMEGASDKDNKFWEGARHDTLSKNEESIYHLVDTIRTLPAFKRYSDLVKTLYGGYYVYKLIELGPLFSTYSTNTIEGSRVRIGGRTSNAFSKWFELNGYVAYGFKDEKYKVGGGFRWMLQKKPTRQMLAFNYKNDYEILGQNANAFRQDNLFVSLFRRNPLSNLTQVEQYKGFYDKEWFNGFNTKLILTHRVMTPLGSTQYRFVQENDTVTIPNIKSSEIGINIRFAYGERFLDGEFDRVSLGTKSPVFQIQFTEGLKGVLNSDFDYKKIIVNIEDRLRINPIGYTNYVLQYGKIFGKIPYPLLELHPGNETFAYDFYSFNLMNYFEFVSDEYASAFVSHHFDGFFFNRIPLLRKLKLREVATGRAVIGKVSDTNRQALLFPDKLYTFNQAGYTSNLFSHNKPYIEVAAGIENILKFFRVDAVWRLSYLNHPNIAKFGIRATVQVIL, from the coding sequence GTGAAGTATCCAATTTTTCGCACTCTAATTACAACACTTGTTTTAGCATTTCTACTTTTAAATGCTAGAACACAAAATGCCATAGCTCAAACAACACGAGTGAGTGGAAAAGTATTCGATAGCGAAACTAAAGAACCATTGCCATTTGTTAATATAATTTTTAAAGGAACCCGTATTGGTACCACTTCCGATTTTGATGGAAATTTTTTGCTCAGTACTAGCGAAAAAGTCGATAGCTTAGTTTTTTCATACATCGGGTATGTTCCAAAAACAAGGGCTATAAAAAAAGGCATCTCTCAGGAACTAAAAATTGAATTAAGTGTAAATTCAGTTGCCTTAAAGGAAATAGTAATTAAACCGGGTGAAAATCCTGCGAATATACTTTTCAGAAAAGTGGTGAAGCACAAGGACGAAAATGATGTAAAAAAACTGGAGGCTTATCAATACGAAACTTACAACAAAATAGAAATCGATATCAACAATATTTCTCAAAAAATGAAAAAAAGAAGACTGTTAAAGCCTTTCGATTTTGTTTTTGAAAATATTGATAGCTCTCATGCCGATGAAAAACCAAGCTTGCCGATGTTTATTACCGAAACCCTCAGTGATTTCTATTTTAAAAAGAATCCAAAATTCAAAAAAGAAATAATCAAAGCCAGTAAAGTTGCCGGTATTAAAAATGAAAGCGTATCCCAAGTTTTGGGTAATATGTACCAGCAAGTGAATATTTATGACAATGCGATATTAGTAATCGATAAAAATTTTACGAGCCCACTTTCCGATAACGGTTTACTTTTTTACCGTTACTATTTAATTGATTCGCTTTTTTTAGATAATCACTGGTGCTATCATTTGCAGTTTAAACCACGCCGTAAGCAAGAATTGGCCTTTATCGGAAATATGTGGATTGCCGATACAACCTTTGCCGTAAAACGTTTAGAAATGAGTATTCCGGATGATGCTAATATCAATTATATTGTTGCATTAAATGTTGTTCAAGAATATAACTTGGTTGGCAAAAATTGGATGTTGAGTAAAGATAAATTGGTGATTGATTTTGCTTTACTCGATAAAAAAATGATGGGAGTGTATGGAAGAAAAACTACTTCTTATAAAGACATTATCATCAATGAACCCAAAGATGAAAAATTTTATTCAAAAACAGATAACCTTATTGTAATGGAAGGTGCGAGTGATAAGGACAACAAATTTTGGGAAGGAGCACGACACGATACACTTTCGAAAAATGAAGAATCTATTTACCACTTGGTTGATACCATTCGCACCTTGCCGGCTTTTAAACGCTACTCCGATTTAGTGAAAACGCTTTATGGCGGATACTATGTATATAAGTTAATTGAATTAGGTCCCCTATTCTCTACTTACAGTACCAATACTATTGAAGGAAGTCGAGTTCGAATTGGTGGTCGCACCAGCAATGCATTCAGCAAGTGGTTTGAATTAAATGGCTATGTGGCTTATGGATTTAAAGATGAAAAGTATAAAGTTGGTGGAGGCTTTAGATGGATGTTGCAAAAAAAACCAACCCGTCAAATGCTTGCTTTTAACTATAAAAACGATTATGAAATATTGGGCCAAAATGCAAATGCGTTTCGTCAAGATAATTTATTCGTATCGCTTTTCAGAAGAAATCCCTTATCGAATTTAACTCAGGTAGAGCAATACAAAGGTTTCTATGATAAAGAATGGTTTAATGGATTTAACACGAAATTAATTCTGACACATCGGGTAATGACTCCGCTTGGTAGCACACAGTATCGTTTTGTTCAGGAAAACGATACTGTCACAATTCCAAATATTAAATCTTCTGAAATAGGAATTAATATTCGCTTTGCTTATGGTGAACGCTTTTTGGATGGCGAATTTGATAGAGTTAGCTTGGGAACAAAATCTCCCGTTTTTCAAATTCAATTTACCGAAGGCTTGAAAGGCGTGCTGAACAGCGATTTCGATTACAAAAAAATCATTGTCAATATTGAAGACCGCCTACGAATTAATCCAATTGGCTATACCAATTATGTATTGCAGTATGGAAAAATTTTTGGCAAAATCCCTTACCCCTTGTTGGAGCTACATCCAGGGAATGAAACATTTGCTTACGATTTTTATTCATTTAACCTGATGAACTATTTTGAATTTGTGAGCGATGAATACGCTAGTGCTTTTGTTAGTCATCACTTTGATGGATTTTTCTTTAACAGAATTCCACTTTTACGCAAACTTAAATTACGTGAAGTTGCAACAGGTAGAGCTGTAATTGGGAAAGTAAGCGATACTAACCGTCAGGCGCTCCTCTTTCCTGATAAGCTGTATACCTTTAACCAGGCAGGCTACACTTCTAATTTATTTAGTCACAACAAACCGTATATTGAAGTAGCTGCCGGTATCGAAAATATTCTAAAATTTTTCAGAGTTGATGCCGTATGGCGTTTATCTTACCTAAACCATCCGAATATTGCTAAATTTGGAATTCGTGCAACGGTACAGGTTATTTTATAA
- a CDS encoding carboxymuconolactone decarboxylase family protein: MNKLVTEFNEYRSKMNEKIMDADNLIMKRLFNLDTNTYAEGALSVKTKEMLGLVASMVLRCDDCIKYHLQKCKECELTTTEVFEVFAIANMVGGSIVIPHTRRALEFWEALNE; this comes from the coding sequence ATGAACAAACTGGTAACTGAATTTAATGAGTACCGCAGTAAGATGAACGAAAAAATTATGGATGCGGATAATTTAATTATGAAACGCTTGTTTAATTTAGACACAAACACTTATGCAGAAGGTGCTTTATCAGTTAAAACCAAAGAAATGCTAGGATTGGTAGCATCCATGGTTTTGCGCTGCGATGATTGCATAAAATATCATTTGCAAAAGTGTAAAGAATGCGAACTAACCACCACCGAGGTTTTTGAAGTATTTGCAATTGCTAATATGGTTGGTGGTAGTATTGTTATTCCTCATACCCGCCGCGCCCTTGAATTTTGGGAAGCGCTTAATGAGTAA
- a CDS encoding PQQ-dependent sugar dehydrogenase, with the protein MKKILTCCLAYLLFLNTLSAQTYLLQPAYPTLSTVFQYPIELKSVPDTSNRMFVVEKHGKIYAISTSGTTTTAKLFIDLSSIVSQSGVSGETGLLGLAFHPDYANNGYFYVNYTNSLSGSLKSYISRFQVSATNPDSALFSSKFEILNISQPYGNHNGGCLNFGLDGYLYCAFGDGGSGGDPLGNGQNKSVLLGKILRIDIDSAATPLNYSIPTDNPFYGNAQGFRQEIFTYGMRNTWRFSLDSVSQKMWAGDVGQNAYEEIDILESGSNYGWNVMEGLHCYNATICDTTQKRKPIWEYAQGNSNYSVTGGYVYRGSLMPALYGKYIYGDYVSGRIWALNYTGVNPTTNAIIIDRPTATAQQKSISAFGVDRQNNIYVISYGEGKIYKIVPNTTNLTENSTITQSTISQNTPNPFTQQTAFTISLASKSNVTLSIYNAYGKLVKTLLNESIPAGEFQLLFDAEQLSTGIYFYTLTTNEGAITKKMLLNAKQ; encoded by the coding sequence ATGAAGAAAATCCTTACTTGCTGCCTGGCTTATTTGCTATTCCTTAATACCCTTTCAGCGCAAACCTATTTGCTACAACCGGCGTATCCAACTTTATCCACGGTATTCCAATATCCTATTGAACTAAAGAGTGTGCCCGACACAAGTAATCGAATGTTTGTTGTGGAAAAACATGGTAAAATTTATGCAATTTCCACCAGTGGTACTACTACTACCGCTAAACTGTTTATCGACCTTTCAAGCATTGTTAGTCAATCCGGCGTATCAGGCGAAACCGGACTTTTAGGCTTGGCATTTCACCCTGACTATGCAAACAATGGATATTTTTATGTGAATTATACCAACAGTCTTAGTGGCTCCTTAAAATCATACATTTCCCGATTTCAGGTAAGTGCAACTAATCCCGACTCAGCGCTGTTTAGCAGCAAATTTGAAATATTAAACATTAGTCAGCCTTATGGTAATCATAATGGTGGTTGCCTAAATTTTGGTTTAGATGGATATTTATATTGTGCTTTCGGCGACGGAGGATCAGGTGGGGATCCATTAGGAAATGGCCAAAATAAATCAGTTTTACTTGGAAAAATTTTACGTATCGATATTGATTCTGCAGCAACTCCTTTAAACTATTCCATTCCTACCGACAATCCTTTTTATGGAAATGCACAAGGCTTTCGTCAAGAAATTTTCACATACGGCATGCGCAATACTTGGCGATTTAGCTTAGACTCAGTTAGTCAAAAAATGTGGGCAGGCGACGTCGGTCAAAATGCTTACGAAGAAATTGATATTCTTGAAAGTGGTTCTAATTATGGTTGGAATGTGATGGAAGGGTTACATTGTTACAACGCTACCATTTGCGATACAACACAAAAACGTAAACCAATTTGGGAATATGCTCAAGGCAATTCAAACTATTCCGTTACCGGAGGATATGTATATAGAGGTTCATTAATGCCGGCTTTGTATGGAAAATACATTTATGGAGATTATGTTTCGGGAAGAATTTGGGCCTTAAATTATACAGGTGTTAATCCAACTACTAATGCGATTATTATTGATCGTCCAACTGCGACAGCTCAGCAAAAATCTATTTCTGCTTTTGGGGTAGATCGCCAAAACAACATATACGTTATTTCTTACGGTGAAGGAAAAATTTACAAAATAGTACCCAATACTACCAACCTTACTGAAAACTCTACCATTACTCAGTCTACAATTTCACAAAATACTCCTAATCCTTTTACTCAACAAACCGCTTTCACTATTTCACTTGCGTCTAAAAGCAATGTAACACTTTCTATTTATAATGCTTATGGAAAGTTGGTAAAAACCTTGCTAAATGAATCAATACCTGCAGGCGAGTTTCAATTGCTTTTCGATGCCGAACAATTGTCTACAGGTATTTATTTTTATACCTTAACAACTAATGAGGGCGCAATTACTAAAAAGATGTTGCTGAATGCTAAACAGTAA
- a CDS encoding PIG-L family deacetylase has protein sequence MKKIFIVILSLHLLLQQNGFAQVQTNAAEIYLGLNKLNTLGSVLYIAAHPDDENTRLLSYLAKERNVRTAYLSITRGDGGQNLIGKEQGESLGLIRTQELLAARKVDGAEQFFTRANDFGYSKNPEETFQFWNKDSILEDVVWVIRNFKPDVIICRFPTTGEGGHGHHTASAILAEEAYTAAADASKFPHQLKYTQVWQAKRVFWNTFNFGGTNTTDSSQLKVNVGVYNVFTGKSYGEVAAESRSNHKSQGFGSAKTRGNTLEFFKQIKGDIASKDLFEGINQSWDRLNSCTSIKEKISKCIDTYSIAHPERSVDALIEIHTLLQNKDEKNSEFLYWKKLKLKEIEQLIVSCSGLWCEASAVDYIGIPGTEMELNVQFVNRNQVKLTCKGISFFNQYDTLLNLTPKLNELVSIKHREKLNPNLPFSSPYWLNHAHGVGQYYVAKKLWIGKAENDSPLNVFFDLEINGKNFRIERPVVFKSTDPVKGEVYRPVEIVPPVTVNLSERVYVFADNNPKKIQLILRSNKSAIEGKIVATVAKGWKLILDTNEFKIANKGTELVINGMLTPPQNGGEAKLEIGIQLGAATYSLAIKRVEYDHIPYQFILTKSEAKLVCIDVKKAGLNIGFIPGAGDEIVDCLKQIGYHVTLLTDELLAKENLLEYNTIITGVRAYNTNERLQQFYPRLMDYVNLGGNLIVQYNTNNRIGPLLAKIGPYPFTISRDRVTDEYAPMQFLKPDHAVLNYPNKIAPADFDNWVQERGIYFATEIDKNYESIFSVSDKNESAKEGSLIIGKYGKGNFAYTGLAFFRQLPAGNTGAYRLFVNLLSLQKQP, from the coding sequence ATGAAAAAAATCTTTATAGTTATTCTATCCCTTCATCTGCTATTACAGCAAAATGGATTTGCGCAAGTACAGACTAACGCAGCTGAAATATACTTAGGTTTAAATAAGTTAAATACACTTGGTTCAGTTTTATATATAGCAGCGCATCCTGACGATGAAAACACAAGATTGCTCTCCTATCTTGCAAAAGAAAGAAATGTAAGAACAGCTTATTTATCCATTACACGAGGTGATGGTGGCCAAAATTTAATTGGCAAGGAGCAAGGTGAATCTCTGGGATTGATTAGAACACAAGAGTTACTAGCTGCACGAAAGGTGGATGGAGCAGAGCAATTTTTTACCCGCGCAAACGATTTTGGCTATAGTAAAAATCCAGAAGAAACATTTCAGTTTTGGAACAAGGATAGTATTTTGGAAGATGTAGTTTGGGTGATTCGAAATTTTAAACCGGATGTAATTATTTGCCGTTTTCCGACTACCGGCGAAGGTGGGCATGGCCATCATACAGCTTCTGCAATTCTAGCCGAAGAGGCATATACTGCAGCTGCTGATGCTTCAAAATTTCCTCATCAGTTAAAGTATACACAAGTTTGGCAAGCAAAACGAGTATTTTGGAACACTTTTAATTTTGGAGGAACTAATACAACCGATTCGAGTCAGTTAAAAGTAAATGTAGGAGTGTACAATGTGTTCACCGGTAAAAGTTATGGAGAGGTTGCGGCTGAAAGTCGTTCAAATCATAAAAGCCAAGGATTTGGCTCTGCCAAAACTCGTGGCAACACACTTGAATTTTTCAAACAAATTAAAGGAGATATTGCCAGCAAAGATTTATTTGAAGGCATTAATCAAAGTTGGGACAGACTAAATTCGTGTACTTCAATCAAGGAGAAAATTTCAAAATGCATCGACACCTATTCTATAGCTCATCCTGAAAGATCAGTGGATGCGCTTATAGAAATACATACGCTTTTGCAAAACAAGGATGAAAAGAACAGTGAGTTTTTATATTGGAAGAAGTTAAAATTAAAGGAGATTGAGCAGCTTATAGTTTCTTGTTCAGGGTTGTGGTGTGAAGCTTCAGCAGTTGATTATATTGGCATACCGGGAACCGAAATGGAGCTTAACGTGCAATTTGTTAACCGAAACCAGGTAAAACTGACTTGCAAGGGCATTTCATTTTTTAATCAGTACGACACACTTTTGAATCTAACACCAAAGTTGAATGAATTAGTAAGTATAAAACATCGTGAAAAGCTGAATCCCAATTTACCCTTTTCTTCTCCTTATTGGTTGAACCATGCTCACGGAGTAGGGCAGTATTATGTAGCTAAAAAGTTATGGATTGGAAAAGCAGAAAATGATAGTCCATTAAATGTGTTTTTTGATTTAGAAATTAATGGTAAAAATTTTCGAATTGAACGACCGGTTGTTTTTAAATCGACCGATCCAGTAAAAGGAGAGGTGTATCGCCCGGTTGAAATTGTACCTCCGGTAACTGTAAATTTATCAGAGCGTGTATATGTATTTGCTGATAACAATCCGAAAAAAATTCAATTGATTTTGCGTTCAAACAAGTCTGCAATTGAGGGTAAAATTGTAGCCACAGTTGCAAAAGGATGGAAGTTAATTTTGGATACAAACGAATTTAAAATTGCAAACAAAGGAACTGAACTAGTTATAAATGGAATGCTCACTCCTCCACAAAACGGAGGAGAGGCGAAGCTTGAAATAGGTATACAATTAGGTGCAGCTACTTATTCTTTAGCGATAAAAAGAGTTGAATACGATCATATACCGTATCAATTTATACTTACAAAGTCGGAGGCAAAATTGGTTTGTATTGATGTGAAAAAAGCTGGATTAAATATTGGATTTATTCCGGGTGCAGGTGATGAAATAGTAGACTGCCTCAAGCAAATTGGTTACCATGTGACTTTGCTCACAGATGAATTATTAGCTAAAGAAAACTTGTTGGAGTACAACACAATTATAACTGGAGTGCGAGCATATAACACGAACGAAAGGCTTCAGCAATTTTATCCTCGTTTGATGGACTATGTTAATTTGGGAGGAAATTTAATTGTTCAATATAATACGAACAATCGAATTGGTCCTTTGTTGGCGAAAATAGGTCCTTACCCATTTACAATTTCACGTGATCGAGTAACAGATGAATATGCGCCTATGCAATTTTTGAAACCGGATCATGCTGTATTAAATTATCCAAATAAAATTGCTCCGGCCGATTTTGATAATTGGGTGCAGGAACGAGGAATTTATTTTGCAACTGAAATAGATAAAAACTATGAAAGTATTTTTTCGGTAAGTGATAAAAATGAATCAGCCAAGGAAGGAAGTTTGATAATTGGAAAATATGGAAAGGGAAATTTTGCATACACAGGTTTAGCATTCTTTCGACAACTGCCTGCCGGAAATACAGGAGCATATCGCTTATTTGTGAATTTGTTGAGCTTGCAAAAGCAGCCATAA